A window of Ruania suaedae contains these coding sequences:
- a CDS encoding TetR/AcrR family transcriptional regulator yields the protein MDTDGTDPGTTPERILAAAVRRFGIDGFTVGLREIGAEAGVSAALVIRHYGSKDALRAACDEHVLAEIRRIKLTAVAADNRSLLEQLAHMDEYAPLTGYVVASLIDGGTLARQLIDHMVADAIDYLAEGERTGMIRPSRDPQARARYLTHAGLGALLLRIRLADEGGPRDPVATMRAFMDEAMLPALELYTHGVFADSRILEAVLGAGYGTGEGGQSTPPHDVAPDPPEDD from the coding sequence ATGGACACCGACGGGACGGACCCGGGCACGACGCCCGAGCGGATCCTCGCCGCTGCCGTGCGCCGGTTCGGCATCGACGGGTTCACCGTGGGCCTGCGCGAGATCGGCGCCGAGGCCGGAGTCAGCGCCGCCCTGGTGATCCGGCACTACGGCTCGAAGGACGCTCTCCGGGCGGCGTGCGACGAGCACGTGCTCGCCGAGATCCGCCGCATCAAGCTCACCGCCGTGGCCGCCGACAACCGCAGCCTGCTCGAGCAGCTCGCCCACATGGACGAGTACGCCCCGCTCACCGGCTACGTGGTCGCCAGCCTCATCGACGGCGGCACCCTCGCCCGGCAGCTGATCGATCACATGGTCGCGGACGCAATCGACTACCTGGCCGAGGGCGAGCGCACCGGGATGATCCGGCCCAGCCGCGACCCGCAGGCCCGGGCCCGCTACCTCACGCACGCCGGGCTGGGGGCATTGCTGCTGCGCATCCGGCTCGCGGACGAGGGCGGGCCCCGTGACCCGGTCGCGACCATGCGCGCGTTCATGGACGAGGCGATGCTGCCCGCCCTGGAGCTCTACACCCACGGCGTCTTCGCCGACAGCCGGATCCTCGAGGCCGTCCTCGGTGCCGGCTACGGCACCGGCGAGGGCGGGCAGAGCACGCCGCCGCACGACGTGGCCCCGGACCCACCCGAGGACGACTGA
- a CDS encoding endonuclease domain-containing protein — protein MRTPEPLPDSLHSELFTVRSALAAGVGAERLRRSDLEAPFPGVRVPAKDALSLHERCLAYQVLRPDTLVSHHTAATLHGLPAPWPRGDRLDMAVIAPARAPRGSRIRGHRLDPRLTRVRVARGARVASALSVWLQLAGTQSMWDLVVVGDALLRRKRPLATAAALTEAVEAHHGRRGHRTLTRAARLVRAGTDSPRETRLRLSLLAAGLPEPEVNKELFDDRGRFLARADLVYRAERVIVEYDGDHHRTDRRQYERDIDRLNALAEAGWLVIRVNRSHGGTRLSSVIEQVGRALRSRGRRPGDAAGRPALPRSVG, from the coding sequence ATGCGCACACCCGAGCCGCTCCCGGACTCCTTGCACAGCGAACTGTTCACCGTGCGCAGCGCGCTCGCCGCCGGGGTCGGCGCCGAACGTCTCCGCCGCAGCGATCTGGAGGCGCCGTTCCCCGGGGTGCGCGTACCGGCGAAGGACGCGCTGAGCCTGCACGAACGATGTCTCGCCTACCAGGTGCTACGGCCGGACACCCTCGTCTCCCATCACACCGCGGCCACGCTCCACGGCCTGCCCGCCCCCTGGCCGCGCGGCGATCGGCTCGACATGGCGGTGATCGCGCCGGCCCGCGCGCCCCGGGGCAGCCGGATCCGGGGGCACAGACTCGATCCCCGGCTCACGCGAGTGCGCGTGGCACGAGGGGCCCGGGTCGCTTCTGCGCTGAGCGTGTGGCTCCAGCTCGCCGGAACACAGTCGATGTGGGACCTGGTGGTCGTCGGCGACGCCCTCCTGCGCCGCAAGCGACCGCTGGCCACCGCCGCGGCACTGACCGAGGCCGTCGAGGCGCACCACGGCCGTCGCGGCCATCGGACTCTGACTCGTGCGGCGCGTCTCGTGCGAGCCGGGACCGATTCGCCACGGGAGACCAGACTGCGACTCTCCCTCCTCGCGGCGGGGCTGCCCGAGCCGGAGGTGAACAAGGAGCTGTTCGACGACCGGGGCCGGTTCCTCGCCCGTGCCGACCTCGTCTACCGGGCAGAGCGGGTCATCGTGGAGTACGACGGCGACCACCACCGCACCGACCGGCGCCAATACGAGCGCGACATCGACCGGCTGAACGCTCTCGCGGAAGCGGGCTGGCTGGTCATCCGCGTGAACCGGTCGCACGGCGGAACCAGGCTCTCGTCGGTGATCGAGCAGGTCGGACGGGCACTGCGCAGCCGCGGCCGGCGGCCCGGCGACGCGGCCGGCCGCCCCGCGTTGCCCCGATCTGTCGGCTGA
- a CDS encoding cysteine desulfurase family protein — MRREALEAMWPYLTGEFGNPSSQHSLGERAAAGLREARRSVAGVLGCRASEVTFTSGGTEGANLAIKGLALANPRGRHVVTAGIEHEAVLASVDYLARVHGFEVSLVPVTEAGVVAPEALREVLRADTTLVSIALANNEIGTVQDIRALAGLAHEVGALVHTDAVQAAGWLDLDVSALGVDALSISGHKVGAGKGIGAVFLRGRLAVEPVLHGGGQERERRSGTENVAGAVALGVALARVESERAERAAGLGPAMAAFTAEILEQVPTAQLTGVPPARAGSQQGASQREATSAVGRLPNHASFCFPGVSGEAVLLELERRGVISSSGSACAAGSDEASHVLLACGIEAEVAQTSVRFTAGQDVTPAELEQVAALVAEAVAAVGS, encoded by the coding sequence ATGCGCCGGGAGGCGCTGGAGGCGATGTGGCCCTACCTGACCGGGGAGTTCGGCAATCCCTCCAGCCAGCACTCCCTCGGTGAGCGGGCTGCGGCCGGGCTGCGGGAGGCGCGGCGATCGGTGGCCGGCGTGCTGGGCTGCCGGGCGAGCGAGGTGACGTTCACCTCCGGTGGGACCGAGGGTGCGAACCTCGCGATCAAGGGGCTCGCGCTGGCGAACCCGCGCGGCCGGCACGTGGTGACGGCGGGGATCGAGCACGAGGCGGTGCTGGCCTCGGTCGACTACCTGGCGCGCGTGCACGGCTTCGAGGTGTCTCTTGTGCCGGTGACCGAGGCGGGCGTGGTGGCACCCGAGGCGCTGCGTGAGGTGCTGCGCGCGGACACCACGCTGGTGAGCATCGCGCTGGCGAACAACGAGATCGGCACCGTGCAGGACATCCGCGCCCTGGCCGGCCTCGCCCACGAGGTGGGCGCACTGGTGCACACCGACGCGGTGCAGGCCGCCGGATGGCTCGACCTCGACGTGAGCGCACTCGGCGTGGACGCGCTGTCGATCTCCGGGCACAAGGTGGGTGCCGGCAAGGGCATCGGCGCCGTGTTCCTGCGTGGACGCCTCGCCGTGGAGCCGGTGCTGCACGGCGGCGGGCAGGAACGCGAGCGCCGCTCCGGTACTGAGAACGTGGCCGGGGCGGTGGCGCTCGGGGTGGCGCTGGCGCGCGTCGAGTCCGAGCGGGCCGAGCGGGCGGCCGGTCTCGGGCCCGCCATGGCCGCCTTCACCGCCGAGATTCTCGAGCAGGTGCCGACGGCGCAGCTCACCGGCGTCCCGCCCGCCCGGGCGGGCTCGCAGCAGGGGGCCTCGCAACGAGAGGCGACCTCCGCCGTCGGGCGGCTGCCGAACCATGCCTCCTTCTGCTTCCCCGGGGTCTCGGGCGAGGCGGTGCTGCTGGAGCTGGAACGGCGCGGGGTGATCAGCTCGAGCGGGTCGGCCTGCGCCGCGGGGTCCGACGAGGCCTCGCACGTGCTGCTCGCGTGCGGGATCGAGGCCGAGGTCGCGCAGACGTCCGTGCGCTTCACCGCGGGGCAGGACGTGACGCCGGCCGAGCTGGAGCAGGTGGCGGCGCTGGTGGCCGAGGCGGTGGCCGCCGTCGGGAGCTAA
- the nadC gene encoding carboxylating nicotinate-nucleotide diphosphorylase — MTWLPALDPAHVSELVRAALAEDAPWGDLTGGAFVPPSAIARAQLTARIDGTLAGADVATEAFAQAGATLTWHTHDGARFRAGEVLAETSGPARAVLRAERVALNFLQRLCGTATLTAAFVDAVAGTGVRIADTRKTTPGLRALEKHAVLAGGGSNHRFSLSDAVMVKDNHLAVAREAGLGVTEAIRAAKQRLGHTVHVEVEVDRLEQIEPVLAAGVDTIMLDNFSLADLRTGVELVAGRAIVEASGTVRLETVRAIAGTGVDVISVGALTHSAPALDLGLDVHVAGGV, encoded by the coding sequence ATGACCTGGCTGCCCGCCCTCGACCCCGCGCACGTGAGCGAGCTCGTGCGCGCGGCCCTCGCCGAGGACGCCCCCTGGGGCGACCTCACCGGCGGGGCGTTCGTCCCGCCGTCGGCGATCGCGAGGGCGCAGCTCACCGCCCGCATCGACGGCACCCTGGCCGGGGCGGACGTGGCCACCGAGGCCTTCGCGCAGGCCGGCGCCACCCTGACCTGGCACACCCACGACGGCGCCCGCTTCCGCGCCGGCGAGGTGCTCGCCGAGACGAGCGGGCCGGCCCGGGCCGTGCTGCGGGCCGAGCGGGTCGCACTGAACTTCCTGCAGCGCCTGTGCGGCACCGCCACGCTCACGGCGGCGTTCGTGGACGCCGTCGCCGGGACGGGGGTGCGCATCGCCGACACCCGCAAGACCACCCCCGGGCTGCGCGCGCTGGAGAAGCACGCCGTGCTGGCCGGCGGCGGGTCGAACCACCGCTTCTCCCTCTCCGATGCCGTGATGGTCAAGGACAACCACCTCGCGGTGGCGCGGGAGGCCGGGCTCGGGGTGACCGAGGCCATCCGGGCCGCGAAGCAGCGCCTCGGGCACACCGTGCACGTGGAGGTGGAGGTGGACCGCCTTGAGCAGATCGAGCCGGTTCTGGCCGCGGGCGTGGACACGATCATGCTGGACAACTTCAGCCTCGCCGACCTGCGCACCGGCGTGGAGCTGGTGGCCGGGCGGGCGATTGTGGAGGCCTCGGGCACCGTGCGGCTGGAGACCGTGCGCGCGATCGCCGGGACCGGCGTGGACGTGATCAGCGTGGGGGCGCTGACGCACTCGGCGCCGGCCCTCGACCTGGGGCTCGACGTGCACGTGGCCGGCGGGGTCTGA
- the nadB gene encoding L-aspartate oxidase, whose translation MTTVIVGTGIAGLVCALAHPRPEDVLVLTKAEPTASNTFAAQGGIAAVTDPAGDSIAAHVADTLTAGAGLCDAAAVRALCADGPDRIADLIAAGVPFDRSPAGGLARGLEAAHSVARILHAGGDATGAGIAEALLRAVTGRGIEVRPHTLVTALITDGGRVRGVRTLTSGGAGEDITADAVVLATGGAGQLYPYTSNPEVATADGVALAARAGAVLADLEFYQFHPTTLALPGNFLISEAVRGEGAVLRDHTGERFMLAVHPDAELAPRDVVARGVADRMRETGAPVFLDATAFGDRLATRFPSIDAAVRAAGLDWAHEPVPITPAAHYWMGGVATDLAGRTSLPGLYAVGEVARTGVHGANRLASNSLLEGAVFGHRAALALSDGPFEHAGKPVEDQNDRTVRATSARCTRDELQQAVWEGVGLGRDDAGLAATEARLAGWSGEPAPATVAEHETANLLLAARLMARAARARTRSAGAHFRTDDARVLETAS comes from the coding sequence ATGACCACCGTGATCGTGGGCACCGGCATCGCCGGGCTCGTGTGCGCGCTGGCCCACCCGCGCCCCGAGGACGTGCTGGTGCTGACCAAGGCCGAGCCGACGGCGTCCAACACCTTCGCCGCCCAGGGCGGCATCGCCGCGGTCACCGACCCCGCGGGTGACAGCATCGCCGCGCACGTGGCCGACACCCTCACCGCGGGCGCCGGACTGTGCGATGCCGCGGCCGTGCGGGCCCTGTGCGCCGACGGGCCGGACCGGATCGCCGACCTCATCGCCGCCGGCGTGCCCTTCGACCGCTCCCCCGCCGGCGGCCTGGCCCGCGGGCTGGAGGCCGCCCACTCGGTGGCGCGGATCCTGCACGCCGGCGGGGATGCCACCGGTGCCGGCATCGCCGAGGCGCTGCTGCGCGCGGTGACCGGCCGGGGTATCGAGGTGCGCCCGCACACCCTGGTCACGGCGCTGATCACCGACGGCGGCCGCGTGCGCGGGGTGCGCACCCTCACCTCCGGCGGGGCCGGGGAGGACATCACGGCCGACGCCGTCGTGCTCGCCACCGGCGGGGCCGGGCAGCTGTACCCCTACACCTCCAACCCCGAGGTGGCCACGGCCGACGGGGTGGCCCTCGCGGCGCGTGCCGGCGCCGTGCTCGCCGACCTGGAGTTCTACCAGTTCCACCCCACCACGCTGGCCCTGCCCGGGAACTTCCTCATCTCCGAGGCGGTGCGCGGGGAGGGCGCGGTGCTGCGTGACCACACCGGCGAACGGTTCATGCTCGCGGTCCACCCCGACGCCGAGCTCGCCCCGCGCGACGTGGTGGCCCGCGGGGTGGCCGACCGGATGCGTGAGACCGGTGCGCCGGTGTTCCTGGACGCCACCGCCTTCGGTGACCGGCTCGCCACCCGCTTTCCCAGCATCGACGCCGCCGTCCGGGCCGCCGGACTGGACTGGGCGCACGAGCCGGTCCCGATCACCCCGGCCGCGCACTACTGGATGGGCGGGGTGGCCACGGACCTGGCGGGGCGCACCTCGCTGCCGGGCCTGTACGCCGTCGGGGAGGTCGCACGCACGGGTGTGCACGGCGCGAACCGGCTCGCCTCCAACTCCCTGCTCGAGGGCGCGGTGTTCGGGCATCGAGCGGCGCTCGCGCTGAGCGACGGCCCGTTCGAGCACGCCGGTAAGCCTGTCGAGGACCAGAACGACCGAACCGTGCGGGCGACCTCCGCCCGCTGCACCCGCGACGAGCTGCAACAGGCCGTCTGGGAGGGCGTGGGCCTGGGCCGCGACGACGCCGGCCTCGCCGCGACCGAGGCCCGACTGGCCGGCTGGTCCGGCGAACCGGCACCCGCCACCGTGGCCGAGCACGAGACCGCGAACCTGCTGCTGGCGGCCCGCCTCATGGCCCGGGCCGCCCGGGCCCGCACCCGCTCCGCCGGAGCCCACTTCCGCACCGACGACGCCCGCGTCCTGGAGACCGCCTCATGA
- the nadA gene encoding quinolinate synthase NadA, whose product MSQTASVDTRIQLISTGNASGSTCSPELAEGPWAFDPQPGYGPGASMADEIPAAAPRQGELPQEYKDASTEDLHARIRAAKDTLGEKVVILGHFYQRDEIIAHADFVGDSFQLANASLTRPEAEAIVFCGVHFMAETADMLSEPDQAVILPNLAAGCSMADMADIDQVEECWEQLMDLYGPTAEDGRQSIIPVTYMNSSAALKGFCGRNGGIVCTSSNAATVLEWAFERGQRVLFFPDQHLGRNTAKAMGIGLEQMPMWNPNKPLGGNDEQAMLDAQVVLWHGFCSVHRRFTVAQIEAARAEHPGVRVIVHPECPMPVVDAADAAGSTDYITKTIAAATEPTTFAIGTEINLVQRLAAEYPQHTIFCLDPVVCPCSTMYRIHPGYLAWVLESLVAGEIVNRIQVPADVTEPARVALERMLATKPRAAR is encoded by the coding sequence ATGAGCCAGACCGCCTCCGTCGACACCCGGATCCAGCTGATCAGCACCGGCAACGCCTCCGGGAGCACCTGCTCCCCCGAACTCGCCGAGGGGCCCTGGGCGTTCGACCCCCAGCCGGGTTACGGCCCGGGCGCCTCCATGGCCGATGAGATCCCCGCCGCCGCACCCCGCCAGGGCGAGCTCCCGCAGGAGTACAAGGACGCCTCCACCGAGGACCTGCACGCGCGCATCCGGGCCGCCAAGGACACCCTCGGCGAGAAGGTGGTGATCCTCGGCCACTTCTACCAGCGCGACGAGATCATCGCCCACGCCGACTTCGTGGGCGACTCCTTCCAGCTCGCCAACGCCTCCCTCACCCGGCCCGAGGCCGAGGCGATCGTGTTCTGCGGCGTGCACTTCATGGCCGAAACCGCCGACATGCTCTCCGAGCCCGACCAGGCCGTGATCCTGCCCAACCTCGCCGCCGGCTGCTCGATGGCCGACATGGCCGACATCGACCAGGTCGAGGAGTGCTGGGAACAGCTGATGGACCTCTACGGGCCCACGGCCGAGGACGGGCGCCAGTCGATCATCCCCGTCACCTACATGAACTCCTCCGCCGCGCTCAAGGGATTCTGCGGGCGCAACGGCGGCATCGTGTGCACCTCCTCCAACGCCGCCACCGTGCTGGAGTGGGCCTTCGAACGAGGCCAGCGGGTGCTGTTCTTCCCCGACCAGCACCTGGGCCGCAACACCGCCAAGGCGATGGGCATCGGCCTGGAGCAGATGCCGATGTGGAACCCGAATAAGCCCCTCGGCGGCAACGACGAGCAGGCGATGCTCGACGCTCAGGTGGTGCTCTGGCACGGCTTCTGCTCGGTGCACCGCCGCTTCACGGTGGCCCAGATCGAGGCCGCCCGGGCCGAGCACCCCGGGGTCCGGGTGATCGTGCACCCCGAGTGCCCGATGCCGGTGGTGGACGCAGCGGATGCCGCTGGTTCCACCGACTACATCACCAAGACGATCGCCGCCGCGACCGAGCCGACCACCTTCGCCATCGGCACCGAGATCAACCTGGTCCAGCGCCTGGCGGCCGAGTACCCGCAGCACACGATCTTCTGCCTGGACCCGGTGGTGTGCCCGTGCTCGACCATGTACCGCATCCACCCCGGCTACCTCGCCTGGGTGCTGGAGTCGCTGGTGGCCGGCGAGATAGTCAACCGGATCCAGGTACCCGCCGACGTCACCGAGCCGGCGCGGGTGGCGCTGGAGCGGATGCTCGCCACCAAGCCCCGGGCCGCGCGATGA
- a CDS encoding NUDIX hydrolase, with protein MQLAVSTVIFALREPDRRSVRTGADTPRHVLSLPLVCRVREPYDGYWALPGGPLRGSEGLADAAARTLEETTGLRPAYLEQLYAFGDLDRSGSPDDHERVVSIVYWALVGQEEAAGARVGQNVRWLAADTLPDLAFDHNLIVDYALWRLRTKVEYSRIAHAFLDETFTLKELREVHELVLGRTLDPANFRRQVEASAAVVPTDSFRTGGRHRPARLYRYDTAIPPVDLGPLARPELAARSDS; from the coding sequence GTGCAACTCGCTGTCTCCACCGTGATCTTTGCCCTGCGCGAGCCCGATCGACGCTCCGTCCGCACCGGCGCCGACACCCCTCGGCACGTCCTCTCGCTCCCCCTCGTGTGCCGGGTGCGCGAGCCCTACGACGGCTACTGGGCCCTGCCTGGCGGACCGCTGCGCGGGAGCGAGGGCCTGGCCGACGCCGCAGCACGCACCCTCGAGGAGACCACCGGGCTGCGCCCCGCCTATCTCGAGCAGCTCTACGCCTTCGGTGACCTGGACCGCTCCGGGTCACCGGACGATCACGAGCGGGTGGTCTCCATCGTCTACTGGGCGCTGGTGGGTCAGGAGGAGGCGGCCGGCGCCCGCGTCGGGCAGAACGTGCGCTGGCTGGCGGCCGACACCCTCCCCGACCTCGCCTTCGACCACAACCTCATCGTCGACTACGCCCTCTGGCGGCTCCGGACCAAGGTCGAGTACTCCCGGATCGCGCACGCCTTCCTCGACGAGACCTTCACCCTCAAGGAGCTGCGCGAGGTCCACGAACTGGTGCTGGGCCGCACCCTCGACCCGGCGAACTTCCGCCGGCAGGTGGAGGCGAGCGCCGCCGTCGTGCCCACCGACTCCTTCCGCACCGGCGGGCGCCACCGCCCTGCCCGTCTCTACCGCTACGACACGGCGATCCCGCCGGTCGACCTCGGGCCACTGGCCCGCCCCGAACTCGCCGCTAGGAGCGACTCATGA
- a CDS encoding response regulator translates to MSPHQPVSEPPPVRVLIADDEALMRSGLRLMVDGVEGITVVGEAADGSTALAQAQALDPDVVLMDIRMPGCSGLEATRHLREAGTRAQVIMLTAYDTEDHLLEALRAGAVSFLLKDSHPETVLAAIHDAASGQSQFSPAVLTRLVALAAATDRASETDSTHDRDSTPPAQITPREWEVGRFVAQGLTNSEIAEAMYVSTTTVKTHLGHLFEKLHVTNRVQLALRILERQI, encoded by the coding sequence ATGAGCCCGCACCAGCCGGTGTCGGAGCCGCCGCCGGTGCGCGTCCTGATCGCCGACGACGAAGCCCTGATGCGGTCCGGGCTACGGCTCATGGTCGACGGGGTCGAAGGCATCACCGTGGTCGGCGAGGCAGCCGATGGCTCCACAGCGCTCGCGCAGGCGCAGGCCCTGGACCCCGACGTCGTGCTCATGGACATCCGTATGCCCGGCTGCAGCGGGCTGGAGGCCACCCGGCACCTCCGCGAGGCAGGCACTCGTGCCCAGGTGATCATGCTGACCGCCTATGACACCGAGGACCATCTGCTCGAGGCGCTGCGGGCGGGCGCGGTCTCGTTCCTGTTGAAGGACTCCCACCCGGAGACGGTCCTCGCAGCGATCCATGATGCCGCGAGTGGTCAGTCGCAGTTCTCGCCCGCGGTGCTGACCCGGCTGGTGGCACTGGCCGCGGCCACCGACCGAGCCTCGGAGACGGACTCCACGCACGACCGGGACAGCACCCCACCAGCACAGATCACGCCACGGGAGTGGGAGGTCGGCAGGTTCGTGGCGCAAGGGCTGACGAACTCCGAGATCGCCGAGGCGATGTACGTCAGCACCACCACGGTCAAGACCCACCTGGGGCACCTGTTCGAGAAGCTGCACGTCACGAACCGCGTGCAGCTCGCGCTGCGCATCCTCGAGCGCCAGATCTGA
- a CDS encoding sensor histidine kinase, whose translation MTTPVAPTVTGTRPPAAGAREGLRALAVSTACSVLGSLAFLVTLGMTLEENDDVLPGALTAVIIVDALVGLTAGIAAGPVRHTRAGTLLLVIAASVSTWAVPAGLLAAVRIGTRRSRAWDGAVVAIMLTGSLGMAWLTAHLGGQPLDGALTLAAVVMVGAVTAAALLWGRARGTRAALMTSLREQAAAAEGERRATAQGRDASVAQARADERRAIARDMHDSLSHHLSLISMHAAALSYRDDLSPQQVRAAARTVHECAGEANAVLREVLSTLRTSESAGIDSADDSPLPTASSIDELAAAAGADGQRVRVRWRGVTAARLQDRSPATAVSVARICAELLRNARRHAAGAPVEITVERTSTELILRASNPAVRADPARLGTGLGLVGVAERARMLGGSASWARTAQGLFEVEVCIPWTA comes from the coding sequence ATGACCACGCCCGTAGCGCCGACGGTGACAGGCACGCGTCCGCCGGCCGCGGGAGCACGCGAGGGCTTGCGCGCCCTCGCCGTCTCCACCGCGTGCAGCGTGCTCGGATCGCTGGCGTTCCTCGTGACGCTCGGCATGACTCTCGAGGAGAACGACGACGTCCTGCCCGGGGCCCTGACCGCAGTCATCATCGTGGATGCCCTGGTCGGCCTCACCGCCGGCATCGCCGCGGGCCCGGTGCGCCACACCCGGGCCGGCACTCTGCTGCTGGTGATCGCGGCCAGTGTGAGCACCTGGGCTGTTCCGGCGGGGCTGCTGGCCGCGGTACGGATCGGGACGCGCCGTTCGCGCGCCTGGGACGGCGCCGTCGTGGCGATCATGCTCACGGGATCGCTGGGGATGGCGTGGCTCACCGCGCACCTGGGCGGGCAGCCGCTGGACGGGGCTCTCACCCTCGCCGCGGTCGTGATGGTCGGCGCCGTGACAGCCGCGGCACTGCTGTGGGGGCGCGCCCGGGGCACGCGGGCGGCGCTGATGACCTCCCTGCGTGAACAGGCGGCGGCAGCCGAGGGCGAACGGCGGGCCACAGCTCAGGGACGCGACGCGTCCGTGGCGCAGGCGCGGGCCGATGAGCGCCGGGCGATCGCCCGGGACATGCACGACTCCCTCTCCCACCACCTCTCGCTCATCTCGATGCACGCCGCGGCGTTGTCCTATCGCGACGACCTCTCCCCGCAGCAGGTGCGGGCGGCCGCACGCACCGTCCACGAGTGCGCGGGCGAAGCCAACGCGGTGTTGCGCGAGGTGCTCTCGACGCTCCGCACGAGCGAAAGTGCCGGGATCGACAGCGCGGACGACTCGCCCCTGCCGACGGCCTCCTCGATCGACGAGCTCGCCGCGGCGGCGGGCGCCGACGGTCAGCGGGTGAGGGTGCGGTGGCGAGGTGTCACGGCCGCGCGGCTGCAGGACCGTTCGCCGGCGACGGCGGTGTCCGTGGCCCGGATCTGTGCCGAGTTGCTGAGGAACGCGCGCAGGCACGCGGCCGGGGCGCCGGTGGAGATCACGGTCGAACGCACCAGCACGGAACTGATCCTGCGAGCGTCCAACCCGGCCGTTCGCGCCGATCCCGCCCGGCTCGGCACCGGACTCGGTCTGGTCGGTGTGGCCGAACGCGCCCGCATGCTGGGCGGATCGGCGTCCTGGGCCCGTACCGCGCAGGGGCTGTTCGAGGTGGAGGTATGCATCCCGTGGACCGCATGA
- a CDS encoding CPBP family intramembrane glutamic endopeptidase → MTTLLLTAALYAGFVVTAGLALVLLDLFVPGLPQPTDALEDPRNPADMAIGLGMIAGLVPAVVLGSRWGGGGRGLIHSVLGRMRWSLVLRAGAVVVPLYAVVNAVMFLLAPPGDASMPSLGSSLVAVVLAALVLTPLQCAGEEYAFRGLPQLALGTWLRSPLWGIVLPVPFFVLGHGYDAAGQVLIGVFAVCTGFLVWKSGGLELAIVLHTANNLPLALMAPLSPSSLQQGEVSPLSFTVSLALTLAATAGLTWWVSRIHGVRLAEPVRGVGRVDTAPGAAQFVGLSGPGHAPGVRALR, encoded by the coding sequence GTGACGACACTCCTGCTCACCGCCGCCCTCTACGCCGGTTTCGTGGTGACCGCGGGACTGGCTCTGGTGCTGCTCGACCTGTTCGTCCCGGGGCTGCCGCAGCCCACCGACGCACTGGAGGACCCGCGAAATCCGGCCGACATGGCGATCGGTCTCGGCATGATCGCGGGCCTCGTCCCGGCCGTGGTGCTGGGTAGCCGGTGGGGCGGCGGGGGCCGTGGGCTCATTCACTCGGTGCTGGGGCGGATGCGATGGTCCCTCGTGCTGCGCGCCGGCGCGGTGGTGGTGCCGCTGTATGCCGTGGTCAATGCAGTGATGTTCCTGCTCGCCCCGCCCGGGGATGCCTCGATGCCATCGCTCGGATCCTCGCTGGTGGCCGTGGTGCTGGCGGCGTTGGTGCTGACGCCGTTGCAGTGCGCCGGGGAGGAGTACGCCTTCCGTGGGTTGCCGCAGCTCGCGCTGGGGACCTGGCTGCGCTCACCCCTGTGGGGCATCGTGCTTCCGGTCCCGTTCTTCGTGCTGGGTCACGGATACGACGCGGCGGGCCAGGTGCTCATCGGCGTTTTCGCGGTGTGTACCGGCTTTCTGGTGTGGAAGAGCGGAGGTCTGGAGCTGGCGATCGTGCTCCACACCGCCAACAACCTTCCGCTCGCGCTGATGGCACCGCTGAGTCCGTCGTCACTGCAGCAGGGGGAGGTGAGCCCCCTCTCCTTCACGGTCTCCCTCGCGCTGACGCTCGCTGCGACGGCGGGCCTGACCTGGTGGGTCTCGCGCATCCATGGGGTGCGTCTGGCCGAACCGGTGCGTGGCGTGGGGCGCGTCGACACCGCTCCCGGCGCGGCACAGTTCGTGGGTCTTTCGGGCCCGGGTCACGCACCGGGGGTCCGGGCTCTACGATAG
- a CDS encoding SurA N-terminal domain-containing protein, with protein MRRIAAPAAVVMTAALFASGCAGQPGAAAVVDGEAITESELTDAATTLEPFLQEGVAPAALLGAMIQAPVLVDVAAEQGIGFSADQAREQLTANAEAGGIEVPESFSPETMELARYLFLAGLVNQSPDAQAINEEVLARLAELDVEVSPRYGSWDPTLAQGSPVQPGQPEWIVAPAPEQA; from the coding sequence TTGCGCAGAATCGCCGCACCCGCTGCGGTCGTGATGACCGCCGCCCTGTTCGCCTCCGGGTGCGCCGGGCAGCCCGGTGCGGCGGCCGTGGTGGACGGTGAGGCGATCACCGAGTCCGAGCTCACCGATGCCGCCACCACGCTGGAGCCGTTCCTGCAGGAGGGGGTGGCGCCCGCCGCGCTGCTGGGCGCGATGATCCAGGCGCCGGTGCTCGTGGACGTCGCCGCCGAGCAGGGGATCGGGTTCTCCGCCGACCAGGCGCGCGAGCAGCTGACCGCGAACGCGGAGGCCGGCGGCATCGAGGTGCCCGAGTCCTTCTCACCCGAGACGATGGAGCTGGCGCGGTACCTGTTCCTGGCGGGTCTGGTGAACCAGAGCCCCGACGCGCAGGCGATCAACGAGGAGGTCCTCGCCCGGCTCGCCGAGCTCGACGTCGAGGTCAGCCCGCGGTACGGCAGCTGGGACCCGACGCTCGCGCAGGGATCTCCGGTCCAGCCCGGCCAGCCGGAATGGATCGTGGCCCCGGCGCCCGAGCAGGCGTGA